A part of Peromyscus maniculatus bairdii isolate BWxNUB_F1_BW_parent chromosome 10, HU_Pman_BW_mat_3.1, whole genome shotgun sequence genomic DNA contains:
- the Smtn gene encoding smoothelin isoform X9, translated as MPGVPGPGPEMAVAFEERLSQALQELQAVAEAGRAAVTQAVDAALATVEPVAQAAEELRAETAALSRRLDTLSRQVEVLSLRLGVPLVPDLESELEPSELLLAAADPEALFQAAEDAGPPVAHPPAFSTRRSSSGGPSRRSSLMEPDPAEPASVTVEAANGAEQTRVDKAPEGRSPLSAEALMAIEDEGVLDKMLDQTTNFEERKLIRAALRELRQRKRDQRDKEREQRLREARARPGESRSNMATETTTRHSQRAADGSAVSTVTKTERLVHSNDGTQTARTTTVESSFVRRSENGGSSSSSTTVQTKTFSSSSSSSKKMGSIFDREDQASPRPGSLAALEKRQAEKKKELMKAQSLPKTSASQARKAMIEKLEKEGSSGGPGTPRTAAVQRSTSFGVPNANSIKQMLLDWCRAKTRGYEHVDIQNFSSSWSDGMAFCALVHNFFPEAFDYGQLSPQNRRQNFEMAFSSAETHADCPQLLDTEDMVRLREPDWKCVYTYIQEFYRCLVQKGLVKTKKS; from the exons ATGCCGGGAGTACCAGGGCCTGGGCCCGAGATGGCCGTGGCCTTTGAGGAACGGTTGAGCCAGGCATTACAGGAGCTGCAGGCTGTGGCTGAAGCAGGCCGGGCAGCCGTGACCCAGGCAGTGGATGCAGCCCTAGCCACTGTAGAGCCCGTGGCTCAGGCAGCTGAAGAGCTTCGGGCAGAGACGGCCGCTCTGAGCCGGCGGCTAGACACCCTGAGCAGGCAGGTGGAGGTGCTGAGTCTGCGGCTGGGCGTTCCGCTTGTGCCGGACCTGGAGTCTGAGCTAGAGCCCAGTGAACTGTTGCTGGCTGCTGCCGACCCCGAGGCCCTCTTCCAGGCAGCCGAGGATGCTGGGCCTCCTGTGGCCCACCCGCCTGCCTTTAGCACCCGCCGCAGCTCCTCTGGGGGTCCCTCTCGCAGGAGCAGTCTC ATGGAGCCAGATCCCGCCGAGCCTGCCTCTGTGACAGTGGAAGCCGCTAACGGCGCAGAGCAGACTCGAGTGGACAAAGCCCCAGAGGGGCGGAGCCCCCTGAGTGCCGAGGCGCTGATGGCCATTGAGGATGAAGGAGTCCTGGACAAGATG CTGGACCAGACTACGAACTTTGAGGAGCGGAAGCTCATCAGGGCGGCACTCCGTGAGCTCCGACAAAGAAAGAGAG ACCAGAGGGACAAAGAACGCGAACAGCGACTGCGGGAGGCCCGGGCCCGGCCAGGGGAGAGCCGAAGCAATATGGCTACGGAGACCACCACAAGGCACAGTCAGCGGGCAGCGGACGGCTCGGCTGTCAGCACGGTTACCAAAACTGAGCGGCTCGTCCACTCCA ATGATGGCACACAGACGGCCCGCACCACCACGGTGGAGTCAAGTTTCGTGAGGCGCTCGGAGA acggcggcagcagcagcagcagcaccacagtCCAAACCAagaccttttcctcttcctcttcctcgtcCAAAAAGATGGGCAG CATCTTCGACCGAGAGGACCAAGCCAGCCCACGTCCTGGCAGCCTGGCAGCCCTTGAAAAACGTcaggcagagaagaagaaagagttaaTGAAGGCACAGAGTCTGCCCAAGACTTCAGCATCCCAAGCACGCAAGGCCATGATTGAGAAACTGGAGAAAGAAGGCTCTTCAGG CGGTCCTGGCACACCCCGTACAGCAGCCGTACAGCGTTCCACCAGCTTCGGAGTCCCCAACGCCAATAGCATCAAGCAGATGTTGCTGGATTGGTGCAGAGCCAAGACCCGTGGCTACGAG CATGTGGACATCCAGAACTTCTCCTCCAGCTGGAGTGATGGGATGGCCTTCTGTGCCCTGGTGCACAACTTCTTCCCAGAGGCTTTTGACTATGGGCAGCTTAGCCCACAAAACAGGCGCCAGAACTTTGAAATGGCCTTCTCGTCTGCTGA GACCCATGCGGACTGCCCGCAGCTCCTGGATACAGAGGACATGGTGCGGCTTCGAGAGCCTGACTGGAAGTGCGTGTACACGTACATCCAGGAATTCTACCGCTGTCTGGTCCAGAAGGGGCTGGTAAAAACCAAAAAGTCCTAA
- the Smtn gene encoding smoothelin isoform X10 — protein sequence MPGVPGPGPEMAVAFEERLSQALQELQAVAEAGRAAVTQAVDAALATVEPVAQAAEELRAETAALSRRLDTLSRQVEVLSLRLGVPLVPDLESELEPSELLLAAADPEALFQAAEDAGPPVAHPPAFSTRRSSSGGPSRRSSLMEPDPAEPASVTVEAANGAEQTRVDKAPEGRSPLSAEALMAIEDEGVLDKMLDQTTNFEERKLIRAALRELRQRKRDGGSSSSSTTVQTKTFSSSSSSSKKMGSIFDREDQASPRPGSLAALEKRQAEKKKELMKAQSLPKTSASQARKAMIEKLEKEGSSGGPGTPRTAAVQRSTSFGVPNANSIKQMLLDWCRAKTRGYEHVDIQNFSSSWSDGMAFCALVHNFFPEAFDYGQLSPQNRRQNFEMAFSSAETHADCPQLLDTEDMVRLREPDWKCVYTYIQEFYRCLVQKGLVKTKKS from the exons ATGCCGGGAGTACCAGGGCCTGGGCCCGAGATGGCCGTGGCCTTTGAGGAACGGTTGAGCCAGGCATTACAGGAGCTGCAGGCTGTGGCTGAAGCAGGCCGGGCAGCCGTGACCCAGGCAGTGGATGCAGCCCTAGCCACTGTAGAGCCCGTGGCTCAGGCAGCTGAAGAGCTTCGGGCAGAGACGGCCGCTCTGAGCCGGCGGCTAGACACCCTGAGCAGGCAGGTGGAGGTGCTGAGTCTGCGGCTGGGCGTTCCGCTTGTGCCGGACCTGGAGTCTGAGCTAGAGCCCAGTGAACTGTTGCTGGCTGCTGCCGACCCCGAGGCCCTCTTCCAGGCAGCCGAGGATGCTGGGCCTCCTGTGGCCCACCCGCCTGCCTTTAGCACCCGCCGCAGCTCCTCTGGGGGTCCCTCTCGCAGGAGCAGTCTC ATGGAGCCAGATCCCGCCGAGCCTGCCTCTGTGACAGTGGAAGCCGCTAACGGCGCAGAGCAGACTCGAGTGGACAAAGCCCCAGAGGGGCGGAGCCCCCTGAGTGCCGAGGCGCTGATGGCCATTGAGGATGAAGGAGTCCTGGACAAGATG CTGGACCAGACTACGAACTTTGAGGAGCGGAAGCTCATCAGGGCGGCACTCCGTGAGCTCCGACAAAGAAAGAGAG acggcggcagcagcagcagcagcaccacagtCCAAACCAagaccttttcctcttcctcttcctcgtcCAAAAAGATGGGCAG CATCTTCGACCGAGAGGACCAAGCCAGCCCACGTCCTGGCAGCCTGGCAGCCCTTGAAAAACGTcaggcagagaagaagaaagagttaaTGAAGGCACAGAGTCTGCCCAAGACTTCAGCATCCCAAGCACGCAAGGCCATGATTGAGAAACTGGAGAAAGAAGGCTCTTCAGG CGGTCCTGGCACACCCCGTACAGCAGCCGTACAGCGTTCCACCAGCTTCGGAGTCCCCAACGCCAATAGCATCAAGCAGATGTTGCTGGATTGGTGCAGAGCCAAGACCCGTGGCTACGAG CATGTGGACATCCAGAACTTCTCCTCCAGCTGGAGTGATGGGATGGCCTTCTGTGCCCTGGTGCACAACTTCTTCCCAGAGGCTTTTGACTATGGGCAGCTTAGCCCACAAAACAGGCGCCAGAACTTTGAAATGGCCTTCTCGTCTGCTGA GACCCATGCGGACTGCCCGCAGCTCCTGGATACAGAGGACATGGTGCGGCTTCGAGAGCCTGACTGGAAGTGCGTGTACACGTACATCCAGGAATTCTACCGCTGTCTGGTCCAGAAGGGGCTGGTAAAAACCAAAAAGTCCTAA
- the Smtn gene encoding smoothelin isoform X2 codes for MADEALAGLDEGALRKLLEVTADLAERRRIRSAIRELQRQELEREEGALASKRFRAERQDNKENWLHSQQREAEQQAALARLAGRLESMNDVEELTTLLRSAGEYEERKLIRAAIRRVRAQEIEAATLAGRLCSRLPSSDSREESRRQAAHRLDPGKVPEQEQEKQQTAAPEPTPTPTPTPEDTSQDVTTVTLLLRAPPGAMPSSPPASPDSSPAAAASPEPLLEPAGAQCPAAEALDGSEALPRPSRTPSPEPPMSPAPPSSQGQVISKPLPGPTEPSNALGPARGSSSTKRTDLAKPQPCQRSLSVLSPQQPTPNRGPSQFQRAGSVRDRVRKFTSESPVAARLQDGPPRTALTSLTPTRLPGPSLVGTTPASSSSRGPSDTSSHKKQRELAHSLAQLQSGPQEEGPEGRGLAPRSLENGAGGPRPCSEEPSTPLPVGIGTGESGGSMKTTFTIEIKDGRGQASTGRVLLPTGNQRAELTLGLRAPPTLLSTSSGGKSTVTHVSSPGTVTQLGSVTHVTTFSHASPGNRGGYNFKMEPDPAEPASVTVEAANGAEQTRVDKAPEGRSPLSAEALMAIEDEGVLDKMLDQTTNFEERKLIRAALRELRQRKRDQRDKEREQRLREARARPGESRSNMATETTTRHSQRAADGSAVSTVTKTERLVHSNDGTQTARTTTVESSFVRRSENGGSSSSSTTVQTKTFSSSSSSSKKMGSIFDREDQASPRPGSLAALEKRQAEKKKELMKAQSLPKTSASQARKAMIEKLEKEGSSGGPGTPRTAAVQRSTSFGVPNANSIKQMLLDWCRAKTRGYEHVDIQNFSSSWSDGMAFCALVHNFFPEAFDYGQLSPQNRRQNFEMAFSSAEASCSHGVPTGDSKRRLLAQAPCPSDLYRPI; via the exons atggcagaCGAGGCCTTAGCTGGGCTGGATGAGGGAGCCCTCCGAAAACTG CTGGAGGTCACAGCAGACTTGGCAGAGCGGCGGCGGATCCGCTCCGCCATCCGGGAGCTGCAGCGGCAGGAGCTGGAACGGGAAGAGGGGGCTCTGGCATCCAAACGTTTCCGTGCCGAGCGGCAGGACAACAAGGAGAACTGGCTACA CTCTCAACAGCGGGAAGCTGAGCAGCAGGCTGCCCTCGCACGCTTGGCAGGGAGGCTGGAGTCCATGAACGACGTGGAGGAGTTGACCACACTG CTTCGGAGTGCCGGCGAGTACGAGGAACGCAAGCTGATCCGAGCTGCCATCCGCCGTGTGCGAGCTCAGGAGATCGAGG CTGCCACCTTGGCCGGGAGACTGTGCAGTAGACTGCCTAGTAGTGACTCCCGAGAGgaaagcaggaggcaggcagctcACAGATTGGACCCTGGTAAG GTACCAGAGCAAGAGCAAGAGAAACAGCAGACAGCAGCGCCAGagcccaccccaaccccaaccccaacccctgAGGACACCAGCCAGGATGTGACCACGGTGACACTCCTGCTGAGGGCCCCGCCTGGGGCCATGCCCAGCTCACCACCTGCCTCACCTGACAGTTCACCCGCCGCCGCTGCTTCTCCTGAGCCTCTGTTAGAACCCGCTGGAGCCCAGTGCCCTGCCGCTGAGGCTCTAGACGGCTCTGAGGCACTCCCTCGCCCTTCGAGAACTCCCAGCCCTGAGCCCCCCATGTCACCGGCACCTCCCAGCTCTCAGGGGCAGGTCATCAGCAAG CCCCTGCCTGGCCCCACGGAGCCCTCGAACGCCTTGGGCCCCGCCAGAGGCTCCTCCAGCACTAAGAGAACAG ATCTGGCCAAACCACAACCCTGCCAACGCTCCCTGTCTGTGCTCAGTCCCCAACAGCCAACCCCAAATCGAG GACCGTCCCAGTTCCAACGGGCTGGCTCCGTGAGAGACCGCGTCCGCAAGTTCACATCTGAGTCTCCTGTGGCTGCCAGGCTCCAGGATGGCCCACCCCGAACAGCCCTCACTTCACTGACCCCCACGAGGCTCCCGGGCCCTTCCTTGGTCGGCaccacccctgcctcctcctcctctcgaggtcccagtgacacttcctcccacaagaagcaaagagaacttGCTCATTCCCTGGCCCAGCTTCAGAGCGGCCCTCAAGAGGAGGGCCCTGAGGGGCGGGGCTTGGCTCCCAGGTCCCTTGAAAACGGAGCAGGGGGGCCCAGGCCCTGCTCAGAAGAGCCCAGTACCCCGCTGCCTGTGGGCATTGGCACTGGGGAATCCGGGGGCAGTATGAAGACGACGTTCACCATTGAGATCAAGGATGGCCGTGGCCAGGCCTCCACAGGCCGGGTGCTGCTGCCCACAGGCAACCAGAGAGCAG AATTGACACTGGGACTCCGGGCACCCCCGACCCTTCTCAGCACCAGCAGTGGGGGCAAGAGCACCGTCACCCATGTCAGCAGCCCTGGCACTGTGACCCAGCTGGGCAGTGTCACTCACGTCACCACCTTCAGCCATGCCTCCCCTGGTAACCGAGGAGGCTACAACTTCAAG ATGGAGCCAGATCCCGCCGAGCCTGCCTCTGTGACAGTGGAAGCCGCTAACGGCGCAGAGCAGACTCGAGTGGACAAAGCCCCAGAGGGGCGGAGCCCCCTGAGTGCCGAGGCGCTGATGGCCATTGAGGATGAAGGAGTCCTGGACAAGATG CTGGACCAGACTACGAACTTTGAGGAGCGGAAGCTCATCAGGGCGGCACTCCGTGAGCTCCGACAAAGAAAGAGAG ACCAGAGGGACAAAGAACGCGAACAGCGACTGCGGGAGGCCCGGGCCCGGCCAGGGGAGAGCCGAAGCAATATGGCTACGGAGACCACCACAAGGCACAGTCAGCGGGCAGCGGACGGCTCGGCTGTCAGCACGGTTACCAAAACTGAGCGGCTCGTCCACTCCA ATGATGGCACACAGACGGCCCGCACCACCACGGTGGAGTCAAGTTTCGTGAGGCGCTCGGAGA acggcggcagcagcagcagcagcaccacagtCCAAACCAagaccttttcctcttcctcttcctcgtcCAAAAAGATGGGCAG CATCTTCGACCGAGAGGACCAAGCCAGCCCACGTCCTGGCAGCCTGGCAGCCCTTGAAAAACGTcaggcagagaagaagaaagagttaaTGAAGGCACAGAGTCTGCCCAAGACTTCAGCATCCCAAGCACGCAAGGCCATGATTGAGAAACTGGAGAAAGAAGGCTCTTCAGG CGGTCCTGGCACACCCCGTACAGCAGCCGTACAGCGTTCCACCAGCTTCGGAGTCCCCAACGCCAATAGCATCAAGCAGATGTTGCTGGATTGGTGCAGAGCCAAGACCCGTGGCTACGAG CATGTGGACATCCAGAACTTCTCCTCCAGCTGGAGTGATGGGATGGCCTTCTGTGCCCTGGTGCACAACTTCTTCCCAGAGGCTTTTGACTATGGGCAGCTTAGCCCACAAAACAGGCGCCAGAACTTTGAAATGGCCTTCTCGTCTGCTGA AGCTTCCTGCTCCCACGGGGTCCCGACTGGAGATTCCAAAAGGAGGCTCCTGGCCCAGGCACCGTGCCCGAGTGACCTATATAGGCCTATATAG